The following is a genomic window from Dama dama isolate Ldn47 chromosome 4, ASM3311817v1, whole genome shotgun sequence.
TTCTGGAACTGAGAACCTGCTCCTTAAACACCTGCCCACCTGTCCCTTCTCACCTCTGCAGCCAAACCGCCTTTCTCAATACACattggaggtgggaggcaggtgggCACAGTTCGCAGCAGTTGCTGCCTGTCTCCAAGGTCTTGGAACCTCCTAGAACACCACCTCTGTCTGACAGACCTTTCTGCAGTAATGAGAATATTGTGTGTGTGCCCTGCCCacggcggtgggggtggggtgtggggtgcGGGTAGTAGCCACTAAGTCACACGTGTGAATACTGAACTTTTGAATGCGGCTGTGTGACTCAGGCACTGAGTTTTTACATTGAAgttaatttaaatagccacatgtagcTTCCGGCTACCAGACTGAAAAATGCAGTTCTAGAACgttccagaaaaaaaagtttttttatttacccccccccccccgccccccgccaccgccaccagctcctccctgcctgcctgtgggaatcttagttctctgaccagggatccctgccttggaaggcaaagtcttaaccactagactgccagggaagtccccgctcAAACATTAATCCTCATCTCAACAAAATGCCCAGTGAGACAGAAAAGGGTGGAATCTGTTAGGAGAGGACGTGGGGGTCAGACGGCCGGCTCAGCTTGTCCCTGCCCTGAGCAAAGGGTCTTAGATCCGATGGTTCTCGCTGGAGCTAGGCTTTAGTGAGTGTGCACAGGCCTTGAGTTCACCCGGtcccttttataaaaaaaaaaaacaaaaaacaccttctTGGCAGTGACGTTTATTTCTCTGGGGAGGGGAGTTATATACAGCAGTGACCCGGGTGCCCGGGAGCCCTCACCCTGGGGCTCGGGTGGGGGAAGGCAGCGGTGACAGAAGGCACAGCGTGTGATGGCCCCCAGGGGGGAGGCCAGGAATCGCGGGTGGGGGTGTAGTGTGTCCTGGGAGACCCAGATGGGGAAGGGTGCTTGGCGAGAGCAGCTGGTCCCTACAGGAGGACACAGGGGCAGCCTCTGGCCTTCTTCCTGGGGGCGCTGGGCGGGGAGGGCGGGAGCTCTTGTTCCTGGTACTTCCTGTGGGAAGAGGCTGGTGAGTTTGGGTGCAGTGGGGGGCTTAGGGGACGAGGAGGATCACGGGAAGGGGGCTCAGCTCACCGGACGGCCCGCACCAGCTGCTCGAAGGCCTCATCCACATTGAGGCGCAGCTTGGCGGAAGCTTCGAAGTAGGCCACGTGGTGGGAGGCACTGAAGGTGGAGGCTTCAGATCGGGGGACCTGGGAGGGGGGCGGATGGGATACGGAGGAGTCAGGTGCCTGCAGTCAAGGCTGGTCCCAgccggggttggggggaggcAGAAAGATACACTGTGCGCTCTAACTGGGGTAACGTACTGCGGAGGCTCAAGTGAAGAGGAAAAGGACCGGGGTGATCACAACGGAGGAGCCCAAGGGGCTGGGTGCCATGTAAGTAGGGAGTCAGAGAAGGTGCCGCAGACCTTCCTGAGTTGTCGGGCAGAGAAAAGTCAGGGTGTTCCCGGCAGAGGCCCAAGCAAAGCTCCAAGGCCTTAATTGAAAAGATGAGTTCTGTGTGTAAATCACAGTCTGTGTGTATAGGGAAATGGTGAGAacggaggaaggaaagaagaggaccATAGGGGTGAGCATCAAGGGCCAGGTGGCCAAGCTGGGGTGTGAGCAGAGGGGCAGCTGGAGCAGGAGGTTGACTGGAGGGGAGAAATCCAGAGGAGGCTGAAGCCAGGCTCCAGGTGGGAGCAAGAGGAGGGGATAGGACGGAACAATGCTGGGGCTGGTGGACCCTGGGGGAGGCACCCTTTTTCCCATTCAACCACCTCTCCTGAGAACTCCCATGTGGGCAACGCTGGGGACTCAGAAGCTATGGCTAGTGGGGTGCGTGGCTGCAGACCGAGGGAGTCAGAGGTGGATGTTGATGTGAGGAGCCTCAAGAGGTGTGCCAGAAGGAGCCTCCCAGACAGATGGGGTCGGGGTCGGGGGTAGGGGGATCCCAGACCTGGCGCTGTGTTTCCAGATCTGCCTTGTTGCCAACCAACACGATGGGGAAGTCGTCTCGGTCCTTGACTCGAAGGATCTGTGTGAAAAGCTTGCCCACTTCGTTGAAACTGCAGATGAAGCCAGAGGTCCAGCCAGCTGCTCTCTCCCCgcaccccctcccttcccccatcccatcACTCTCACCTCTGCCTGTCATTAATGGCAAACACCAGCAGGAAGCCGTGGCCTGCACGCATGTACTGTTCCCGCATGGCACCAAATTCCTCCTGGCCAGCGGTGTCCAGgactgcagagagagagagaagggtctCCAAGGGGACGAGGGTCCCACCAGCCACCCCCACAAGCCCTCAGCCCTGCCACCCTTCCCCCCACCATCGCTCCTGCAGTCCTCACTGTCTAGCCGGGCTGGCACGCCATCCACAGTGCAGATCTTCGTGTAGGAGTCTTCAATAGTGGGGTCGTAGTCAGACACGAAGTAGGACTGGTGGGACGGGGAGAGGACCTCGTTATTGCGGCATCCCAGCAAAGGTGATGTAGCCTGGCCTCTGAGCCCTGActttccctgcctccttccttcgGGGTGTCTTCCCCTCCCTgagtctgtctctctttctctgggtCTCTGTGCCTTCCCATTGCCTTCCCCAGACTCTTCGCTCTGTCTCCTGCTCCTCTCTGTTTTTCTGGTATAAAGTACATTCCTGGCATCGTCATTACATCCTGGTTGTGTGGCACTGGACGAATCACTTCCCTTCTAAATCAGTTCCCCTCTCTGAACCTcccttttattatttgaaaaatgaggataaaaatagCTGTAGGCTTAACCCAGGGTTTGTGAGATTCAGGGAAAACCCCTGTTCAGTATTTAACACATCACTTGGGCATAGTAGGTGCTTGGTTATTGGGAGTTGTTGCTGTGCAGATTATCTGCCTGTCTAGctctctcttctactttttctcttccctctcccccttcctcctccctctgccccttctcctcctcctcctcgggcAGTGTCTCCTCCCAAGGGAAGGTCCCGGTTCCAATCCGGCAGCGGAGAAGCTGCCCCGCCCGCAGGCCGGCCCCTCCCTTCCTGCCCGGTCCCGCCCGCCTCCAGCCAGGCTTTGGGCCAGTTTTGGGTCTGCCCCTGGGTGCAAggggcccagggctggggccTTTCTCTACACAGACAGGGGCTCCCAGGCAGGTGCTGGCAGGGGTCTCTTGGTGGGAGAGCTCTGCGGTAGCATCGCAGTAGCAGACAGACACCTTTCTCGGGTTTCTCTGAGGTGGGAGGGTTTCCCTTGGCAATGGGGTGGAAGTTTCCCACGCAGAGGTGGGTTTTCAGGAGAGAAGTGATGACCTGGCATCTGGGGGTCTGCAGGCTGCATTCTGCCTGTTAGAGGGGTGTTTGGTGAGGGAGGGATCTAGCCCTAGGGGACTGAGGGGTGTGTCTGCAAAGGGGAAGCTCAGTGGTGAGAACTGGGGGCTGAGCTCAGGAGCATCTGGGAGATTTGCCCTAGAATATAGAGTCTAGAGAGTCCTAAAGACCCTGGAGACGCATTTAAGATATCAGAGACACTCTCAAGGAGCAGGTCTCTCTGGGGGTGTCAGGAATCTGGGGGATTCCTCCATGGAGATGATTTGAGGACTAGCCAGATTTTCAAAGAGGGACTCGGGGAATCGGAGTGGAGGACGACTCAAGATGGAGAAGTGGTTGGTTTTCCTTGGGGAAGACTGGCGGGGGGAGGGTCTCGGTCTGGGGGGATGGGGAATTCCCAGAATTTGGGATCTTAGAGTTCTCTGGAACGGCCAGAGGGCAGAATCTGACTGGGGGAATCTCAGGGGCATTCTCCTAGTTAGGTTCTGGGTGGCTCAGAGGGGAAGCTGGGATCTGGGATTTGGAGGAGATGGGGCtcagggtgggggggaggtggcaCCTGGGAGGGTGGGGGCCCGTGAGAGTGCTTAGGGTCTGGATGGGGTGACTTCTGGATTTAGGGTGCTCCCAGGAGGCACCCAGGGCCAGATCAGCAGGGAAGCGGGGTTCTGAGTACTAGGGATGGGGTGGTGGGTCTCAGGACGCAAGTATAGGAGGAATGTCCctcgtgtgtgtggggggtggaggCCCCGAGGGGCTCAGAGTCACATCTGAGGGCATTTCTTTTAAGATTAGAAGGCCTCATAGAAGGGGCTGAGTGATGGATCGAGGGGAAACCGGAGCTCTGGGATCCTGCAAAGGGCTCAGTTCTAGGTCCCGGGGGCACCCCCCCGGGTGAGGGCCCTCTACCTGGATGAACTGGATGGTCAGCGCGCTCTTGCCCACGCCGCCGCCGCCCACGACCACCAGCTTGTGTGTCTCGCTGGGTGGGGGGTCCCCGGGTCCCGGCACCCCGCCCCGGGGCCGCCCCCGCCCTGTCCCGGACGCCGCCCCGCTGCTCATGTCGCCACCGCTGCCTCTGCCGCCGCTACCGCCTAGGGGGGAACCGGGCGGGGCGTAGGGGCGGGCCAAGCTAATAAGGCTACTGCATAATCATGAGCTCCAGCGAGAAGGGCTTGTGTCTCCGGACACTTAAGGAGGAGGCAAGGCCTGGGAAAAGGAGGAGCTATGCTAATAAGGGTAGGCGACCGGCGTTCGCCAAGAAGGGGAATTCCAAGTGGAGCGGGAGAATGCTAATAGAGAGCTGTGCTCACC
Proteins encoded in this region:
- the RRAS gene encoding ras-related protein R-Ras — its product is MSSGAASGTGRGRPRGGVPGPGDPPPSETHKLVVVGGGGVGKSALTIQFIQSYFVSDYDPTIEDSYTKICTVDGVPARLDILDTAGQEEFGAMREQYMRAGHGFLLVFAINDRQSFNEVGKLFTQILRVKDRDDFPIVLVGNKADLETQRQVPRSEASTFSASHHVAYFEASAKLRLNVDEAFEQLVRAVRKYQEQELPPSPPSAPRKKARGCPCVLL